Genomic segment of Umezawaea sp. Da 62-37:
CGCCCGCGGGCGGCACGGTGACCCTGCAGAAGGGCGTGTACCACGAGGTGATCACCGTGCCCGCGAGCAAGACCGGGCTGGTGCTGCGCGGCGCGACCGGTGTCGCGGCGGACGTGGTCATCGACTACGACAACGCCTCCGGCACGAAGAAGCCCGACGGCACGACGTACGGCACGACCGGCAGCGCGACGGCGACCATCGCGGCGAACGACTTCACCGCCCGCGACCTCACGTTCCGCAACTCCTTCAGCCGGTCCGCGCACCCGGAGATCACCTCGACCCAGGCCGTGGCGATGAAGGCGACCGGCGACCGGATGCTGTTCGACCGGGTGGCCTTCGTCGGCCACCAGGACACGCTCTACGCCGACAGCGCGGCGGCCACGACCCGCGCCCGCCAGTACTACCGAAACTGCTCGATCAGCGGCGACGTGGACTTCATGTTCGGCCGCGCCACGGCGGTGTTCGACCACGCGACCATCACGGCGCTGGACCGCGGCGGCAACCCCAACGGCTACCTCACCGCCGCGAGCACCAAGCGCGACAACCCGTTCGGGTTCCTGATCATCAACAGCACGGTCGTCAGCCCCGCCAAAGCCGCGACCTACTACCTCGGCAGGCCTTGGCACCCGAGCAACGACCCCGACTCGATCGCGCAGGTCGTGTTCCGCGAGACCGCGCTGCCCGCCGCGATCAAGTCGACGCCGTGGACGGACATGTCCGGCTTCTCCTGGAAGGACGCCAGGTTCGCCGAGTACCACAACACCGGCGCGGGCTCGGGCACCGGGACGGACCGGCCGCAGCTCTCGGCCGCCGACGCGGCGAAGTACACCGTGAAGGCCTACCTCGCGGGCAGCGACGGCTGGAACCCCGCATGACCGCACTGGACACCAGACCCGTGATCCCCGGACCGCCGCGGCGGCGCAGGCGGCAGTGGGCGCCGTACGCGCTGATCGCGCCGACGGTCGCGGTGCTGGCGGCGTTCCTGCTCTACCCCATCGGCAGCGTCGTGTACTACAGCCTCCAGCGGTACAACGTGACGCAGCCGTGGAAGAACGGGTTCGCCGGGCTGGACAACTTCCGGAAGATGCTGACCGACGACCCGCTGTTCTGGCAGAGCCTGCTGTTCAGCACCAAGTGGGTCGTCGCGCAGGTCGGGCTGCAACTGCTGCTCGGCCTGGCGCTGGCGCTGATCATCAACGAGACGTTCGTCGGCCGCGGCCTCGCCCGGTCGCTGGTGTTCTCGCCGTGGGCGGTGTCCGGGGTGCTCACCACCGGCATCTGGATCCTGCTCTACAACCCGTCGACGGGGATCTTCCAGGAGCTGGCGAACCTCGGGATCGGCGACCACGGCACGTCGGTGCTCGGCGACCCGTCCACGGTGTTCCCGGCCACCGTGGTCGCCGAGCTGTGGCGCGGTGTCCCGTTCTTCGCCATCCTGCTGCTCGCCGACCTCCAGACGATCCCGAAGGACCTCTACGAGGCCGCGTCGGTGGACGGCGCGAACCGGTGGCGGCGGTTCCTCAGCGTCACGCTCCCCCACCTGCGCGACGCGATCGTGCTGTCCACGCTGCTGCGCGCGGTGTGGGAGTTCAACAACGTCGACCTGATCTACACGCTCACCGGCGGCGGACCGGCCAACCAGACGACGACCCTGCCGCTCTACGTGGCGCGCAAGGCCGTGGACTCGCACGACTTCGGCTACGGATCGGCGTTGACCGTCGCGGGCTTCGTGATCCTGCTGTTCTTCTCGATCCTCTACCTGCGGCTGTCCAAGTTCGGGAGTCGGGCATGACGGAGACCCTCGTCCGCGAGACCGTGGCGGAGCCGCCGAACCGCGCCGCTCCCCCGCGCCGCAAGCGCCGGGAGGACCCCGGCCGCGGCTGGCGGCTGTACC
This window contains:
- a CDS encoding sugar ABC transporter permease, with the translated sequence MTALDTRPVIPGPPRRRRRQWAPYALIAPTVAVLAAFLLYPIGSVVYYSLQRYNVTQPWKNGFAGLDNFRKMLTDDPLFWQSLLFSTKWVVAQVGLQLLLGLALALIINETFVGRGLARSLVFSPWAVSGVLTTGIWILLYNPSTGIFQELANLGIGDHGTSVLGDPSTVFPATVVAELWRGVPFFAILLLADLQTIPKDLYEAASVDGANRWRRFLSVTLPHLRDAIVLSTLLRAVWEFNNVDLIYTLTGGGPANQTTTLPLYVARKAVDSHDFGYGSALTVAGFVILLFFSILYLRLSKFGSRA